In Lolium rigidum isolate FL_2022 chromosome 7, APGP_CSIRO_Lrig_0.1, whole genome shotgun sequence, the DNA window ccgaatccgaggcggaggccgccgagaaggcgcgggcggaggcagacgaacaggcggcggccatcgccgccgtggcggaattccaggcgaaggaggctgccgccaaggcggaggaggaggctaccgccagggcagaggaggaggctgccgctaGGGGGTCTTTCGTGTCATTCATCATCCTCGAGTAGCTAGGATCGCAGTAGATCGCTATGGATATGTATGATCCagtgtatgatcaatgaagatgaactatggtttaattttcccggggttttaatttttaaaaatacagggcgaaatacggggtctgctagacggaatggttcagcaagacgcacttttgagatacggggcgaaaaactcGCGTTATATGGGGTAGAGAAATAAGGAGcctgttagagcatgtctaacagaccccttaaatttctgccccgtataacacgagtagagggccctgtattcgatTTTAATCGgtcgaaaactcgtccgagctagcagaccccttaTCCCTAAACTGTAAAAGAGCATATTCTGAGAATATGCCAAAtcgatttcttttttcttttttttcctctttcttcctcctctccttcttcctcctcccctccTTGACCTGCCGCACCCCCGCTCCTCCCAGATGCGCCCCCGCGCCCGCCCCTCCCAGATGTGCGCCGCCCCTGCCCTCGCCCCTCCCAGACACGCCCCCGCCCCTCCTGTACCCGCCCCGCCCCTCCCTGACCTGCTCCGCGTCGAGCTCGGCGGCGTCAGCAGCCGCCGCTCCACCTCGTCCGCCTCCGCTGTCGTggccgcggcgccgccgccggacggGGCGCCCGCCGCTCCGCGCGCCTACCCGCTGCCGAGCCTCCCCGCGCGCCTACCCGCTGCCGGACCTGCAGGTCGTCCTCAAGCCGGCCAACCCGCGGCTGGCGCCCACGGCGCGATTCACCGGCGCGACCGGCGAGCCGAGCCAGCAGCTGGCAACCGCGGGGGAGCGCGCGCTGCTGCCGCAGCACCCGCCTTCATCTTCCGTGACTTCGACGGCATCGTTCAGGTCCATGGGCCGGACGAGCGCCAGCGGCCGTCGCGCCGAAGCAGTTGAGATTTCCTGAAACTTCAGCGCGCCACGAgtgaggggttggccctgtattgaccctcccgccccgtacaagtaaggggcgaagacccgccccgtaaccgaaaacagcaaaaatcggagcgggggccgattttacggggtctgctagacggccgggtagagccctaccccgtatatcggcggttattatacgggtttggcccttttaaggggtctgttagacctgctcttagacatgctctaaggcaCGCCGTCGATCGAGAGCGGGAGGCAGGGCAGCCAACCTATGTACAAAATGGACAGGGGCATCGACGTGTCGATCCGCAGATGACGCAGTACGGCTGCGGGTGGTGCGGCGGCCCGTACCACGGCGTGTACACCGGGGCCTTGTTCGCCTCACTATTGTCGCCGGCGCCACCCTTCTTGTCGCCGCCCTTCTCATTACCGCTGTCCTTGCTCTCGTCCTTGACTGGGCCAATGGAGACGACGTGCGTGGTGAAGCGCTTCTTGCGCAGCCTCTCCACGACGTGGACCGGGTCGACGGTGCCCACCACCGTCATCTCCTGCTTCTCCATGTCCACGACGATCTGGTCGATACCTGAAGAAATTCAGATATGGCCGGATCAGTGGGCGCACTACACTATAGACTGATTGCGATGAAGCAGAGCAAGGGACAAACGGGAAGGGGAGAAGAAGAAAGGGTGATGGCCAGTATACCGTGGAGACTGGCGATGGCCTCCACGGCCTTCTGCTTCTGCCTGGCGTCGTGCAGATCCAGCTTTAGCACACCCTTCTGGAACCGTCATACAACAGAACAAAATCAGCTAAAACCATGGACCGCAATTGAAATCAGAAAAGGAAAGCCCCGATTTGATAGACTGTGAGTAAGCACCTGCTGCATGGCGTCAATCGATTCGACCCAACCCAACTACGATAGACGGATTTGGAATGGTGGAATGAAATGCTAGGTGATGATTGTCTTGTATGGTTTAGAACAAACCGTCGTATGATCTGAGGGTCTAGGGAGTGACGGAGGGTGGATTTTATAGGGGCAGCCAAGGGTTCAACAACCTCGCGGTAAAAGTCTCGGTGTTTTATGTTTTTCAA includes these proteins:
- the LOC124670917 gene encoding heavy metal-associated isoprenylated plant protein 39-like; translated protein: MQQKGVLKLDLHDARQKQKAVEAIASLHGIDQIVVDMEKQEMTVVGTVDPVHVVERLRKKRFTTHVVSIGPVKDESKDSGNEKGGDKKGGAGDNSEANKAPVYTPWYGPPHHPQPYCVICGSTRRCPCPFCT